One Lacunisphaera limnophila DNA window includes the following coding sequences:
- a CDS encoding DUF6640 family protein codes for MSDLITPGTRWLITFATLAYGVGPFIIDMNRTHLTHPAWPGHARFHLLWSAVSQLAVAGLALWLVWADSADPVWHCRLAVIIGLGMNSGFWGAFLFRRAYRGTLHDPQGIPPLWGKLDGNLLAVSLITALLLVALWQTWP; via the coding sequence ATGTCCGATCTCATCACCCCCGGCACCCGGTGGCTCATCACCTTCGCCACCCTCGCCTACGGGGTGGGCCCGTTCATCATCGACATGAACCGCACCCACCTGACCCACCCCGCCTGGCCGGGCCACGCGCGCTTCCACCTCCTCTGGTCCGCCGTCTCCCAACTCGCCGTGGCCGGCCTCGCCCTCTGGCTCGTGTGGGCCGACTCCGCCGATCCCGTCTGGCACTGCCGCCTCGCCGTGATCATCGGCCTCGGCATGAACTCCGGTTTCTGGGGCGCCTTCCTTTTCCGCCGCGCCTACCGCGGCACCCTCCACGACCCCCAAGGCATCCCCCCGCTCTGGGGCAAACTCGACGGCAACCTCCTCGCCGTCTCCCTCATCACCGCCCTCCTCCTCGTCGCCTTGTGGCAGACGTGGCCCTGA
- the sixA gene encoding phosphohistidine phosphatase SixA translates to MHLYLIRHAHALDGDDDVVRPLSPKGRKQIRAVGKWLRDTGAFEAVEIWHSPLRRAEETAKFLARRLKSKARLTDVGGLRPDDAADSIYKKLHQLRHPVALVGHEPHLSALASLLVAGESVPARFVFKKCSVLRLDRIDGVWAVRWQISPELV, encoded by the coding sequence GTGCATCTCTACCTGATCCGCCATGCCCACGCCCTCGATGGCGACGATGATGTCGTCCGCCCGCTCAGCCCCAAGGGTCGGAAACAAATCCGCGCCGTGGGCAAATGGCTGCGTGACACCGGCGCCTTCGAGGCGGTCGAGATCTGGCACAGCCCCCTGCGCCGCGCCGAGGAAACCGCCAAGTTCCTCGCGCGCCGGCTCAAGTCCAAGGCCCGCCTCACCGATGTGGGCGGCCTGCGGCCCGACGACGCCGCCGATTCGATTTATAAAAAACTCCACCAGCTGCGCCACCCCGTGGCCCTGGTCGGCCACGAACCGCACCTGAGCGCGCTGGCCTCGCTCCTCGTGGCCGGCGAATCCGTCCCCGCCCGCTTCGTCTTCAAGAAATGCTCCGTTCTCCGTCTCGACCGCATCGACGGCGTCTGGGCCGTGCGCTGGCAGATCTCCCCCGAACTGGTCTGA
- a CDS encoding class I SAM-dependent methyltransferase: protein MRSRFLPSLPAAPERPPGIEAYYRMHAGIYDATRWSFLFGRDAILERAAAAQPAPARILEVGCGTGRNLVALARRFPRAQITGVDLSGEMLAIARRKTTPYGSRVTLLRRAYDAPVAAARGHQLVLCSYALSMFNPGFEAAIEAARRDLVPGGHLALVDFHATRQRWFARWMGVNHVRMDGHLRPLLRETLSPVTDRVCRAYGGVWEYLLYVGRKA, encoded by the coding sequence ATGCGTTCCCGTTTCCTGCCTTCCCTGCCCGCCGCTCCGGAGCGCCCGCCCGGGATCGAAGCCTATTACCGGATGCACGCCGGGATCTACGACGCGACCCGCTGGAGTTTCCTTTTCGGGCGGGATGCGATCCTGGAACGGGCGGCCGCGGCCCAGCCCGCGCCGGCGCGGATCCTGGAGGTCGGCTGCGGCACCGGGCGGAACCTGGTGGCGCTGGCGCGTCGGTTCCCGCGGGCGCAGATCACGGGGGTGGACTTGTCCGGGGAGATGCTGGCGATCGCCCGGCGCAAGACAACGCCGTACGGTTCGCGCGTGACGCTGCTGCGGCGCGCCTACGATGCGCCGGTGGCCGCGGCGCGGGGGCACCAACTCGTGCTGTGCTCGTACGCGCTCTCGATGTTCAATCCCGGGTTCGAGGCCGCGATCGAGGCGGCGCGGCGCGACCTGGTTCCCGGCGGTCACCTGGCGCTGGTGGATTTCCACGCCACGCGGCAACGCTGGTTCGCCCGGTGGATGGGGGTCAATCATGTGCGCATGGACGGGCACCTGCGGCCGCTGTTGCGCGAGACGCTATCGCCGGTGACCGATCGGGTGTGTCGGGCCTACGGCGGCGTGTGGGAATACCTGTTGTACGTCGGACGGAAAGCGTGA
- a CDS encoding DUF3419 family protein: MAESRTVFPRRFLKATHDLVFHHVHGGQLIYNACWEDPRIDRQLLGLDERSRVVMITSAGCNALDYLLDGPAEIHAVDVNHRQNAVLELKLALIRRGDFGDLFEFFGIGSHERFRPVYRALRAGLSAPAKAFWDDHITFFDPGSMKKSFYYHGAAGMAAWLMGGALFRAKPNIKNHALCLLDADTLAQQARVYALLEPKIWGKLSHWLIRQRLLMTLLGVPAPQIKLIDDHYPGGVTAYVKDKLRHVMSELPARENYFWRVYMTGSYTLSCCPNYLREENLPGLAARADRVHPHTCTVTQFLQQHPGVYSHYVLLDHQDWLAHHDPTALAEEWELIFANSRPGTRILMRSAGLDLGFVPPGVRSRLRFHPERTEPLHRTDRVGTYGSLHFAEVL, from the coding sequence ATGGCCGAATCCCGCACTGTCTTTCCCCGGCGTTTTCTCAAGGCGACCCACGACCTGGTCTTTCACCACGTCCATGGCGGGCAGCTCATCTACAACGCCTGCTGGGAGGATCCGCGCATTGACCGGCAGCTGCTGGGCCTCGACGAACGGAGCCGGGTGGTGATGATCACCAGCGCCGGCTGCAATGCCCTCGACTACCTGCTCGACGGTCCGGCCGAGATCCATGCGGTGGATGTGAACCACCGCCAGAATGCCGTGCTTGAGCTCAAGCTGGCGCTGATCCGGCGGGGCGATTTCGGCGACCTGTTTGAATTCTTCGGCATCGGTTCGCACGAGCGGTTCCGCCCGGTGTACCGGGCCCTGCGGGCGGGCCTGTCGGCCCCGGCGAAGGCCTTCTGGGACGACCACATCACCTTCTTTGATCCGGGCAGCATGAAGAAGTCGTTTTATTACCACGGGGCGGCCGGCATGGCGGCTTGGCTGATGGGTGGCGCCCTGTTCCGCGCCAAGCCCAACATCAAGAATCACGCGCTCTGCCTGCTCGACGCCGACACGCTCGCGCAGCAGGCGCGGGTGTACGCGCTGCTCGAGCCCAAGATCTGGGGGAAGCTCAGTCATTGGCTCATCCGGCAGCGCCTGCTCATGACGCTCCTCGGCGTGCCGGCGCCGCAGATCAAGCTGATCGACGATCACTATCCGGGCGGCGTGACCGCCTACGTGAAGGACAAACTGCGCCACGTGATGTCGGAGCTGCCGGCGCGGGAAAACTATTTCTGGCGGGTCTACATGACCGGGTCCTACACGCTGTCGTGCTGCCCGAACTACCTGCGGGAGGAGAACCTGCCGGGGCTCGCGGCGCGGGCCGACCGGGTGCACCCGCACACGTGCACCGTGACGCAGTTCCTGCAACAGCATCCCGGGGTGTACTCGCATTATGTGCTGCTGGACCACCAGGACTGGCTCGCGCATCACGATCCCACCGCGCTGGCGGAGGAATGGGAACTGATTTTTGCCAACAGCCGGCCCGGGACCCGGATCCTGATGCGTTCGGCCGGGCTCGACCTCGGTTTTGTGCCGCCCGGGGTGCGGTCGCGGCTGCGCTTCCACCCGGAACGCACGGAACCCCTGCACCGCACCGACCGGGTCGGCACGTACGGCAGCCTGCACTTCGCCGAGGTGCTTTGA
- a CDS encoding RidA family protein, translating into MKSLLLLCLLAVTALAAADPAPAPKIEKFKLGDWEDDIGYRAAVRVGDTLYISGIAAAGPMPAAIASVYGELKSVLAAHGLTFAHVVKENLHTTDLEAVKAHQPLRRAWYGQDFPAATWVQISRLYQPDQILEVELIAVFPAATR; encoded by the coding sequence ATGAAATCCCTGCTCCTGCTCTGCCTCCTCGCCGTCACCGCCTTGGCCGCCGCCGACCCGGCCCCCGCGCCCAAAATTGAGAAATTCAAGCTCGGCGACTGGGAGGACGACATCGGTTACCGCGCCGCCGTGCGCGTGGGCGACACCCTCTACATCTCCGGCATCGCCGCCGCCGGCCCCATGCCCGCCGCCATCGCCAGCGTCTACGGCGAATTGAAAAGCGTGCTCGCCGCCCACGGCCTCACCTTCGCCCACGTCGTGAAGGAAAATCTCCACACCACCGATCTCGAGGCGGTGAAGGCCCATCAACCGCTGCGCCGCGCCTGGTACGGCCAGGATTTCCCCGCCGCCACCTGGGTCCAAATCAGCCGGCTCTACCAACCCGACCAAATCCTCGAGGTCGAGCTGATCGCCGTCTTCCCCGCCGCGACCCGCTGA
- a CDS encoding helix-turn-helix domain-containing protein, translated as MPIIVNVDLMLARRKMRLNTLAEKVGITPQNLSVLKTGRAKAIRFSTLEQLCAALECQPGDILSFEAGPPAAADATMPAPAPGEELAGI; from the coding sequence ATGCCTATCATCGTCAATGTCGACCTGATGCTCGCCCGGCGCAAAATGCGCCTGAACACGCTCGCCGAGAAGGTGGGGATCACGCCGCAGAACCTGTCGGTCCTCAAGACCGGCCGCGCCAAGGCCATCCGCTTCAGCACGCTCGAGCAGCTCTGTGCGGCGCTCGAGTGCCAGCCGGGGGACATCCTCTCCTTCGAGGCCGGTCCGCCGGCGGCCGCGGACGCGACCATGCCCGCGCCCGCGCCAGGTGAAGAGTTGGCGGGGATCTGA
- a CDS encoding DUF2975 domain-containing protein, producing the protein MNSDTETKLLKIERYSRLLRTVCTGLFIPVAIIGVAATTSILAGWTAHITFDGQTFVPSELMLTSRLLLAAVVLAAAAVAAKGLGHLRHLLGNYARREIFTLDSARQIRQLGVTCVLWGLVKLAGAFLPLMLATQAQHTVRLDADILIIGAVIIGISWLAEMAAELREESELTI; encoded by the coding sequence ATGAATTCAGATACAGAGACCAAACTTCTTAAGATCGAACGCTACAGCAGGCTCCTGCGGACCGTGTGCACGGGCCTTTTCATCCCGGTCGCCATCATCGGTGTCGCGGCCACCACCTCGATCCTGGCCGGGTGGACGGCGCACATCACGTTCGACGGCCAGACCTTCGTGCCTTCCGAATTGATGCTGACCTCACGGCTGCTCCTCGCCGCGGTGGTGCTGGCCGCGGCGGCGGTGGCCGCCAAGGGCCTGGGTCACCTCCGTCACCTGCTGGGCAACTATGCGCGTCGGGAAATCTTCACCTTGGACTCGGCCCGGCAGATCCGTCAGCTCGGCGTCACCTGCGTGTTGTGGGGCCTGGTCAAGCTGGCCGGCGCCTTCCTGCCGCTGATGCTCGCGACGCAGGCGCAGCACACGGTCAGGCTGGACGCCGACATCCTCATCATCGGGGCGGTCATCATCGGTATCTCCTGGCTGGCCGAGATGGCGGCCGAACTGCGCGAAGAGAGCGAACTCACCATCTAA
- a CDS encoding DUF1552 domain-containing protein yields the protein MSHSSPAPMSRRHFLRGVGVALALPWLESMPLFGQVAAGAAAKTAGPPLRLGIVYFSNGVEPAHWWARGTGATMELGPALASMAPHREDMVFINGLYSQAALDSSSPHLGRMNLLSGAPVSLDPGEIRVGTTMDQVLAAQIGHHTAVPSLVLGIEPNELRLEDGLSMIYGSSLSWISPTKPATKEIYPSRAFDRLVGDGTGRQLDRSILDEVREDSAGLKRKVSRDDHVKLQEYFESIRDIEKRIERANREERLEGWRPTLAQPNLPRPANELPQLVPEHMKLMLDLTVLAFQMDKSRIATLMLNNDLSQMNFRFLQGVQGALHLDLTHNGKAADKEAMYLRTNQFHIEQFAYLTQRMKEIKEGEGTMLDHSILMMASSLFDGDAHSADRLPILLAGKGGGTLQTGRVLDYLTAGDENRKVSSLHLSLMDRMGVKLDRFGDATARLAGL from the coding sequence ATGAGCCACTCCAGCCCTGCTCCCATGTCCCGGCGGCATTTCCTGCGGGGGGTTGGCGTCGCCCTGGCGTTGCCGTGGCTGGAGTCGATGCCGCTGTTCGGCCAGGTCGCGGCCGGGGCGGCGGCGAAGACGGCGGGGCCGCCGTTGCGGCTGGGCATTGTGTATTTCTCCAACGGCGTGGAGCCCGCGCACTGGTGGGCGCGCGGCACCGGTGCCACAATGGAGCTCGGGCCGGCGCTGGCGTCGATGGCGCCGCACCGGGAGGACATGGTCTTCATTAACGGGCTCTACAGCCAGGCGGCGCTGGATTCCTCGAGCCCCCACCTGGGTCGCATGAACCTGCTGTCGGGCGCACCGGTCAGCCTGGACCCGGGGGAGATCCGGGTGGGCACCACGATGGACCAGGTGCTGGCGGCGCAGATCGGCCATCACACGGCGGTCCCGAGCCTGGTGCTCGGCATCGAACCCAACGAGCTGCGGCTGGAGGACGGCCTGTCGATGATCTACGGGTCCAGTTTGTCGTGGATCTCGCCGACCAAGCCGGCGACCAAGGAGATCTACCCGAGCCGCGCCTTTGACCGGCTGGTCGGCGATGGTACGGGGCGGCAACTTGACCGCAGCATCCTGGACGAGGTGCGCGAGGATTCCGCCGGGTTGAAGCGGAAGGTCAGCCGGGACGACCACGTGAAGCTGCAGGAGTATTTCGAATCGATCCGCGACATCGAGAAACGCATCGAGCGGGCCAACCGCGAGGAGCGCCTCGAGGGCTGGCGGCCGACCCTCGCGCAGCCGAACCTGCCGCGCCCGGCCAACGAGCTGCCGCAGCTGGTGCCCGAGCACATGAAGCTGATGCTGGACCTGACCGTGCTGGCGTTCCAGATGGACAAGAGCCGCATCGCCACGCTGATGCTGAACAACGACCTTTCGCAGATGAATTTCCGGTTCCTGCAGGGTGTGCAGGGGGCGCTGCACCTCGACCTCACGCACAACGGCAAGGCGGCGGACAAGGAGGCGATGTACCTCCGGACAAACCAGTTTCACATCGAGCAGTTCGCCTACCTCACGCAGCGGATGAAGGAGATCAAGGAAGGCGAGGGCACGATGCTCGACCACTCGATCCTGATGATGGCTTCGAGCCTGTTCGACGGAGACGCGCACAGCGCGGACCGGCTGCCGATCCTGCTCGCGGGCAAGGGTGGCGGGACGCTGCAGACCGGACGCGTGCTGGATTATCTCACGGCCGGGGATGAGAACCGCAAGGTGTCGAGCCTGCACCTGTCGCTCATGGACCGCATGGGCGTGAAGCTCGACCGCTTCGGCGACGCCACGGCGCGCCTGGCGGGGTTGTGA
- a CDS encoding DUF1592 domain-containing protein, with protein sequence MFRTPRPRSPLGICVAAVCGLLPSLAAQTPPPDFFRTYCYECHGTTKPKGKVSLEQLVATPAVGPRADVWEVIAEVVESGDMPPDDADLLPTAAERAAAAGWVRAELDAYEKAHAGEPGRVTVRRLTSGEYSYVVRDLTGVELPAGIDASSDSVGGEGFTNFGDVQFVQDATLERFLEAAKVIADHAVVGAGPLQFHADAGRTGVELSALDRINALYAAHGFRVASGEGGRPFGLERYGQAFYVSWYYRHRAALGDPDATLRGLAAKEGISGPFAEHIWAVVNRPDPGFPTRETIARWQALPAPGADPAAAQAAARAGCDELYRKLTTWPSWFFARGDLAAGGQGDESPIEFDDVSLKAAPQHRYLYRLGAPEFPPAPAGVKPVLFVPTLPGPWTLHLSFDDVNPRPGREPVVIWRNPRIVIREVVPPEDKFLVGATVVQEARRAAVSGPILATLPLRTVLSPDQAAAFRFGESADGTRLGPDDFAATGPRTIRLTGPELAASLAGRALADTVYFFEADAELGGDRDAVVRVLVSDVLPPGARDKRHRILVGDPASPGYREFRAGLAEYAALLPPNSHGEANPADRDPVPAPFDNTYNGAEHDAFVLKVKYQRNDAFFTEKLVDGADRQRLNEAWNDLFGSWPYHTAYLGMLAEHFGLKLDSPRMEDMDEARLAALPDAARPYVAALRRHFDEVTQARRQGEERHLGDALEFAARAWRRPLAEGEEARLRAFYARSRTALKLDHDEAIKAVLARVLVSPAFLYRLEPTADPAERPLDDWELASRMSFFLWSSVPDEELRRAAAAGELREPEQLARQVRRMTADPKARRLATEFFGQWLGFYRFDAFTGVDQARFPEFTNEVKNAMYDEAVSTFEYIVREGRPLREILHADYTFLNRPLAEFYGVTAPVTSTTAVERVGNAGTLNRGGALRLGSVLTTTSAPLRTSPVKRGDWILRRILGTPTPPPPADAGTLPSDPAAFGGLTLRARLDAHKRNASCANCHLRIDPLGFPLEGFDAIGRSRTAYEDGAAVDVAGEFADKSTISGVPGLLGYLESRDAQVRKTLAKKMIGYALGRTVLASDRALVDDLVGAGGEAAFADLAVKIVSSRQFRHRQGCESVQADYHSPAAGGTPLSSLRSHVSGLTPSTP encoded by the coding sequence GTGTTTCGTACCCCGAGACCCCGGTCACCCCTAGGGATCTGCGTTGCCGCCGTCTGCGGGCTGCTGCCTTCCCTGGCCGCCCAGACCCCGCCGCCGGATTTTTTCCGCACCTACTGTTATGAGTGTCACGGCACGACCAAGCCGAAGGGCAAGGTCAGCCTCGAGCAACTGGTGGCGACGCCCGCGGTCGGGCCGCGGGCCGACGTGTGGGAGGTGATCGCCGAGGTGGTGGAGTCGGGTGACATGCCGCCGGACGATGCCGACCTGCTGCCGACCGCGGCGGAGCGGGCCGCCGCGGCCGGCTGGGTGCGGGCGGAGCTCGACGCCTACGAGAAGGCCCACGCCGGCGAGCCCGGCCGGGTCACGGTGCGGCGGCTGACGAGCGGCGAATATTCGTATGTGGTGCGCGACCTGACCGGCGTGGAGCTGCCGGCGGGCATCGATGCCTCGAGCGACTCGGTGGGCGGGGAGGGGTTCACCAACTTTGGCGACGTGCAGTTCGTGCAGGACGCCACCCTCGAGCGGTTTCTCGAGGCGGCCAAGGTGATCGCGGACCACGCGGTGGTCGGCGCGGGACCGCTGCAATTCCATGCCGACGCCGGCCGCACGGGCGTGGAACTGTCCGCGCTCGATCGCATCAACGCCCTCTACGCCGCCCATGGTTTCCGCGTGGCCTCGGGCGAGGGCGGGCGGCCCTTCGGCTTGGAGCGCTACGGGCAGGCGTTTTATGTCAGCTGGTATTACCGGCACCGGGCCGCGCTGGGCGACCCGGACGCCACCTTGCGCGGCCTGGCGGCGAAGGAAGGCATCAGCGGTCCGTTTGCCGAGCACATCTGGGCCGTGGTCAACCGGCCCGACCCGGGTTTCCCGACGCGGGAGACCATCGCGCGCTGGCAGGCGCTGCCGGCACCTGGCGCGGACCCGGCGGCCGCCCAGGCGGCGGCGCGCGCGGGCTGCGATGAGCTTTACCGGAAGCTCACGACGTGGCCGAGCTGGTTCTTCGCGCGCGGCGACCTGGCGGCGGGCGGGCAGGGCGACGAGAGCCCGATCGAGTTTGACGACGTCTCGCTCAAGGCGGCGCCGCAGCACCGTTATCTTTACCGGCTGGGTGCGCCGGAATTCCCCCCGGCCCCGGCCGGCGTGAAACCGGTGCTGTTCGTGCCGACCTTGCCGGGACCGTGGACCCTGCACCTGTCCTTTGACGACGTGAACCCGCGGCCGGGCCGCGAGCCGGTGGTGATCTGGCGGAACCCGCGGATTGTCATCCGCGAAGTCGTGCCGCCCGAGGACAAGTTCCTCGTCGGAGCCACGGTGGTGCAGGAAGCGCGGCGGGCGGCGGTGTCCGGCCCGATCCTGGCCACGCTGCCCCTGCGGACGGTGTTGTCCCCGGACCAGGCGGCGGCCTTCCGCTTCGGGGAGAGCGCGGACGGCACGCGCCTCGGGCCCGACGATTTCGCCGCCACCGGACCGCGGACCATCCGGCTGACCGGCCCCGAGCTCGCGGCGAGCCTGGCGGGGCGCGCGCTGGCGGACACGGTGTATTTCTTCGAGGCCGACGCCGAGCTGGGCGGCGACCGCGACGCAGTGGTGCGGGTGTTGGTGTCCGACGTCCTGCCGCCGGGGGCCCGCGACAAGCGTCACCGCATTTTGGTGGGCGACCCGGCCAGCCCGGGTTACCGGGAATTCCGGGCCGGCCTGGCGGAATACGCCGCCTTGCTGCCGCCTAATTCGCACGGCGAGGCGAACCCGGCCGATCGCGACCCGGTGCCGGCACCCTTTGACAACACCTACAACGGCGCGGAGCACGACGCCTTCGTGCTGAAGGTGAAATACCAGCGCAACGACGCCTTCTTCACCGAGAAGCTGGTGGACGGCGCCGACCGGCAGCGCCTGAACGAGGCGTGGAACGACCTCTTTGGCTCGTGGCCCTACCACACGGCGTACCTGGGCATGCTGGCCGAGCATTTTGGGCTGAAGCTGGACAGTCCGCGCATGGAGGACATGGACGAGGCCCGCCTCGCCGCCCTGCCCGACGCGGCCCGGCCCTATGTGGCGGCGTTGCGCCGGCATTTCGACGAGGTGACGCAGGCGCGGCGGCAGGGCGAGGAACGCCACCTTGGAGACGCGCTGGAATTTGCCGCCCGGGCCTGGCGCCGGCCGCTGGCCGAGGGGGAGGAGGCGCGGCTCCGGGCCTTCTATGCGCGGAGCCGCACGGCGCTGAAGCTGGACCATGACGAGGCGATCAAGGCCGTGCTCGCGCGAGTGCTGGTGTCGCCCGCCTTTCTCTACCGGCTGGAGCCGACGGCCGACCCGGCCGAGCGACCGCTCGACGACTGGGAGCTGGCGAGCCGGATGAGTTTCTTCCTGTGGTCGTCGGTTCCGGATGAGGAGCTGCGCCGTGCCGCGGCCGCCGGGGAGTTGCGCGAGCCGGAGCAACTGGCGCGACAAGTACGCCGGATGACGGCGGACCCGAAGGCGCGCCGGCTGGCGACGGAGTTCTTCGGCCAGTGGCTGGGCTTTTATCGGTTCGATGCCTTCACCGGCGTGGACCAGGCGCGGTTCCCGGAATTCACCAACGAGGTGAAGAACGCCATGTACGACGAGGCCGTCTCGACCTTCGAGTACATCGTGCGCGAGGGCCGGCCCCTGCGCGAGATCCTGCATGCCGACTACACCTTCCTCAATCGCCCGCTGGCGGAGTTTTATGGCGTGACCGCGCCGGTCACCTCGACCACCGCGGTGGAGCGCGTCGGCAACGCCGGCACGCTGAACCGCGGCGGCGCCCTGCGGCTGGGGTCGGTGCTCACGACGACCTCGGCCCCGCTGCGCACGAGCCCAGTCAAGCGTGGCGACTGGATCTTGCGGCGCATCCTCGGCACGCCGACCCCGCCGCCGCCGGCGGATGCGGGCACGTTGCCGTCGGATCCGGCGGCCTTTGGTGGGCTCACGCTGCGGGCGCGGCTGGATGCGCACAAACGCAACGCGAGTTGCGCCAACTGTCACCTGCGGATCGATCCCCTGGGTTTCCCGCTGGAGGGCTTCGACGCCATCGGCCGCTCACGCACCGCCTACGAGGACGGCGCGGCGGTGGACGTGGCCGGAGAGTTTGCGGACAAGAGCACGATTTCCGGGGTGCCCGGTCTGCTGGGTTACCTCGAGAGCCGCGACGCGCAGGTCCGGAAGACGCTGGCGAAAAAGATGATCGGCTACGCGCTCGGCCGCACGGTGCTGGCATCCGACCGCGCGCTGGTGGACGACCTGGTCGGCGCGGGTGGGGAGGCGGCCTTCGCCGACCTCGCGGTGAAAATCGTCTCCAGCCGCCAGTTTCGGCACCGACAAGGGTGCGAAAGTGTGCAGGCTGACTACCATTCCCCCGCTGCCGGCGGGACTCCACTTTCGAGTCTCAGGTCCCACGTTTCAGGTCTCACCCCTTCCACCCCATGA
- a CDS encoding NAD(P)-dependent alcohol dehydrogenase, which produces MAKPVCYSTKAFSTTGATAPLSAATIERREPTPTDVRIEILYCGVCHSDLHFARNEWGFTQYPAVPGHEIVGRITAVGGAVKKFKVGDTVGVGCLVDSCRTCPSCRAGMEQFCDLGLAGGTYGGTEKHLGTPTLGGYAQSIVVTEDFVLRLPANLDPAAAAPLLCAGITTYSPLRHWKVGPGQKVGIVGLGGLGHMGVKFAKAFGAHVVLFTTSPGKVADGQRLGADEVVISTDAAQMAAQAGSFDFILDAVSASHDINAYMNLLKRDGNLTLIGAPEKPLPVAAFPLLMRRRSLSGSLIGGLPETQEMLDFCGRHNITSDIEIIRMDQINEAYERMLKSDVKYRFVIDMKTLL; this is translated from the coding sequence ATGGCCAAACCCGTCTGCTACTCCACCAAGGCGTTCTCCACCACCGGCGCCACCGCCCCGCTCAGCGCCGCCACGATCGAGCGCCGCGAGCCGACGCCCACCGACGTCCGGATCGAGATCCTCTACTGCGGCGTCTGCCACTCCGACCTGCACTTCGCCCGCAACGAGTGGGGCTTCACCCAGTACCCCGCCGTGCCCGGCCACGAGATCGTGGGCCGCATCACCGCTGTCGGCGGCGCCGTGAAGAAATTCAAGGTCGGCGACACCGTCGGTGTGGGCTGCCTCGTCGACTCCTGCCGCACCTGCCCGAGCTGCCGCGCCGGCATGGAGCAGTTCTGCGATCTCGGCCTCGCCGGCGGCACCTACGGCGGCACGGAAAAACACCTCGGGACCCCCACCCTCGGCGGCTACGCCCAAAGCATCGTCGTGACCGAGGATTTCGTGCTGCGCCTCCCCGCCAACCTCGACCCCGCCGCCGCCGCGCCGCTGCTCTGCGCCGGCATCACCACCTACTCGCCGCTGCGCCACTGGAAGGTCGGTCCCGGCCAGAAGGTCGGCATCGTCGGGCTCGGCGGCCTCGGCCACATGGGCGTCAAGTTCGCCAAGGCCTTTGGCGCCCACGTCGTCCTCTTCACCACCTCCCCGGGCAAGGTCGCCGACGGCCAGCGCCTCGGCGCCGACGAGGTCGTGATCTCCACCGACGCCGCGCAGATGGCCGCCCAGGCCGGCAGCTTCGACTTCATCCTCGATGCCGTCTCCGCCTCGCACGACATCAATGCCTACATGAATCTGCTCAAGCGTGACGGCAACCTCACGCTCATCGGCGCACCCGAGAAGCCCCTGCCGGTCGCCGCCTTCCCGCTGCTCATGCGCCGCCGCTCCCTCTCCGGCTCACTCATCGGCGGCCTGCCCGAGACGCAGGAGATGCTGGATTTCTGCGGCCGGCACAACATCACGAGCGACATCGAGATCATCCGCATGGATCAGATCAACGAAGCCTACGAACGCATGCTGAAGAGCGACGTGAAGTACCGCTTCGTGATCGACATGAAGACCCTCCTCTGA
- a CDS encoding HAD family acid phosphatase, with protein sequence MPKRFPVRLALAVLLVLSLTLAPLRAAEPANLTLAKETVHRYLTSGAYGEDLTKVAVKAGKHLAKRVARPLKAGEKRAIVFDIDETTLTNLSHITANDYGYVPEVWSRWTATGQARAIIPVQLIYDVATHNQVAVFFITGRGPAEAAATERNLRETGYATWEKIYYKPDDHSGTARGYKTEIRRQLAAQGYTILLNIGDQESDLAGGFAEATFKLPNPFYLIR encoded by the coding sequence ATGCCCAAGCGCTTCCCCGTCCGCCTCGCGCTCGCCGTCCTGCTGGTCCTCTCGCTCACGCTGGCGCCGCTGCGCGCCGCCGAGCCGGCCAACCTCACGCTGGCCAAGGAAACCGTCCACCGCTACCTCACCTCCGGCGCCTACGGGGAGGACCTCACCAAGGTCGCCGTCAAGGCCGGCAAGCACCTCGCCAAACGCGTCGCGCGCCCGCTGAAGGCAGGCGAGAAACGCGCCATCGTCTTCGACATCGACGAGACCACCCTCACCAACCTCTCGCATATCACGGCCAACGACTACGGCTACGTGCCCGAGGTCTGGAGCCGCTGGACCGCCACCGGCCAGGCCCGTGCCATCATCCCCGTCCAACTGATCTACGATGTCGCCACGCACAACCAGGTCGCCGTCTTCTTCATCACCGGCCGCGGCCCGGCCGAGGCCGCGGCGACCGAGAGAAACTTGCGCGAGACCGGCTACGCCACCTGGGAGAAAATCTATTACAAGCCCGATGACCACAGCGGCACCGCCCGCGGCTACAAGACTGAGATCCGCCGCCAGCTCGCCGCCCAGGGCTACACGATTCTGCTCAACATCGGCGACCAGGAGAGCGACCTCGCCGGCGGCTTCGCCGAGGCCACCTTCAAGCTGCCCAATCCGTTCTACCTGATCCGGTGA